Below is a genomic region from Hevea brasiliensis isolate MT/VB/25A 57/8 chromosome 3, ASM3005281v1, whole genome shotgun sequence.
GCAATTTTTTTTCCCCAGAAAATGCAGCAAGCAAGCACAAACTATAGTGATTGGATTGAATTGTAACTTTTCTTACTGAATAAATTGGCTCATTCCAGCTGAAAGATCAATTGTTTACGACTACTATTGCAGCACCTTTGAGTTCTGAGTTATTGCCAAGATTACATTTTTCttaacgagagagagagagagagagagagagagagagagagagagagagagagagagtcataTAACTGCAAGTATCAGCAGTTGAAGTTGGATTTCCACTCGTCGTCTTGACAGAGATTACCATCATTTATGTTCAATGGCGCTTCCTACCACTGCCTTTCTTCTTTCCTCGATTTTTCTTTCCGcttcccttcttcttcttcttctctttaccAACAACATGATTACTGGAATCATTATCTTTTGATGAGGCTGGGTTTAACATATGCTTCACATCAAGTACACCATTTCTGAAATATCCCTCGCTTGACCGCAGGACCCCGTTCTCCAGTTTGCGCTTCTCCATTGATCTTTTAGCTCCACCACCAAGCTTACCTCCAAATCGTCCAAGAATTATATTCTATAATATTGAACCGTTAGCGCAACTGTGACAAGTTTTGTTACGTCAAATAAATTAGCAATTTCAGGGAAAAAAAAAACCTCTTGAAGCATTTTCTCCTCTCTTTCCTTTTGTTTCTTCATTTGTACACGTGCTACACTTAAAGGCAGTCTTTGTTTCTTTGGAGGCTGTGTTGAAGACACATGTTGCATAGAAATATTTAGATAGCTTTTAAGGTAGAAACATCAGCTTAGTAATTGAAAATATTTCACTTTGCTAGGTGTGTTTTGCACATGCAGAGTTCTTACCTTGCCACCAAGAGACACTACCTTCCGGTTCTCCAACTCTTTCCTTTCTTTCCATGTCATATGTGAGGCACCTGAATGGCAAGTATCAAAGTTAaccgaaaaaaaaagaaaagctagATAACAGCTTAATCAGACAGAAACAAATTCACAAAAAAATTCCCACTGGTTAAATGCAAATgcaaattaaagaaacaaaataGATTTATGAAGCATCCAAGGAATTAAACACCATTAGGAATTTAAGATCAAACAGATTACACATTTTTATCACTTACAATTTTCTGTAAGGAACAAAGATATATCATATGTGTCAGAGTGAAATCCCTAATTGCCCATTGAAACAACAGCTTTAACAAAATAATAAACCATAATTATTTCTCAGCCtacactgaaaaaaaaaaaaaattaaaaccacagtggtggccaaactaaaaATGGTACACTGCTTAAGCGAAAATTGCCACTTCCATTCTTTTTATTCCCAATCAGCTTGCCCCATAAATTACAGTCACAAGTTCAGGGTTATTTGCCAACCCAGGGAAATTACATCAGTAACTGGAACAGAATACATAGTGATCCAAACTAATTGAAAACTTTTTCTTCTGGGTTCTCTAAAATACAAGGAAACACCTCATGAGCTTCCTCACCACATCTCACTTAAAACACAAGAAACAAACATTCCTCACTGGTTCACAGTCACACCAATATATCAGACTCGAAATCTTGTTCAATCTCACTTAAATAcaaatcaaatatataatttcCATACTCCAATTCCTGATTGCTGGGAGCATGAGCTTTTTCCTCAATCTCCATTttgatccttttttttttccgtTTCGAAAAATAATTTAGTTACCATTAGTAGTTGGCCAGCTAACTTTAAAAAGGTCTTTTGGAGTCAAATGCAAAAAATCCAGAAATTAGATATCTAATTATGTTATAACAGTAAAAAATCTTGAAATTAGATACCTAACGAGGCCCATTAGCTCCTCATCTTCTGCAAGgaaaattaaaaacttttaataaaaaaaaaagaagaaagaaagagggaagagagagagaatTCCAAAATCAATGGAGTTTCACTGTACCTAAGTCCTATACTGAAGATGTCATTAGCACTCCTACTTAAAGGGGTTACGAAATCATGTGGGAATACATTTAACCCAAATTAGGATTCTTAAAACTAAATTTGAAACATGTTTCAATAAAGGAAAGTTttcaaaatcataatttcattGCACATCTTCCAAAATAATACTTTTTTCAAATAATTCTTTAAAAGAGACTCATTCCAGGTGACTTGTTAATAAACTATGCTGAAAATTAGAAAACTACTTGAAATGTAATTTCTATATGTTCATATTAGCCATTAAACATTTACCCAACAATCACATACACAGCAGTTAACAAAATTACAACAAGCATAAATTCCAAGAAAACACAAGGCAAAAATGCAGATTATTGCAGGCAGAAATGCtataaaacaaaaagaaagaagcataaagcaaagataaataaagaaaattcaaAGTTATACTGCaacataaaagtcataaatatacAATAACATGCAGGCAGAAATGCAATTATACAAAAACAAAGAAGCATAAAGCAAAGATAAGATTAAAGAATACCCAAAAACTCGATGTCTTTCATAAGCTTTCTGAAGTCCCAATCACGGTCCTTGCTATCCATAGCATCGCTTGTTTGGTTtctcttcttcattttctttgcCTTGTTTAGGTTGCAGATCAGCTCAACCACAAAGGAAAACAAAAATTGTAAAATCCTACCTAAATACGGGCATGGATGGATACATCAAAACTCAAATAAACTGAAGAAAGAGAAAAGCATAAAATGCAGAAAGCAAAATTGCAAATCAGACTCATCTTCTCTTCCCACCAGAATCTCCAACATTaatccagaaaaaaaaaattcacatatCTGAACCATATAGAATACAAGTTTCAGAGCTCAGACCAAAGAAATATCCCATGTTACCTCCCTTTCCACCATTTTAAACACATTGAAGCTTAGCAAAAATATGTGCAGAAACAGCAGGTACACAAAACATATCAAGACTTTCCttaatttagagattttttaCCTCAATTTATGGGAATTCAGGTTGAACCACTCTCAAATTACCTTTGACACTAAGGGGTGACAGTGGCACCACAGCAGAGCAGCAGCTAAAAGTATTATCTAGGCTAGACTAAGAGTGAAGCCTGCAGGTACCTGAATCTGAACCCATGTAAGAAAACTACCAGCCAAACCCTTCccaaacttgattaaaattactatCTTGCAAGCCGTACCATCCCAAATCCAATTATTATTACCCGaactcaattatttttttttttcgaaattaattaaaaaggatGTAAATAGGTCAAATACCCAAACCCAAATCAGAAAAATTGAAagggtaaaaaaaataaaataaaatatatacaggTTATCTATGCTTTTAAACAAAGAGAttaatgcatatatcacataaatGAAGCACAATCTAATATGCCAACTGTTTAATGAAACATCAAATGAACAATTTACAATTcccaaatttgaaaaaaatttattgacATAGTATGGCATCAATAAAGAGACAAGATAGAATACCCTGGTTTACAGCAATCTCCATATTCCATAAGCACAAACTAATTTGACAAAATTGCCCAAGAACAACTAATCCAAGCAGCACATAAGAAAAAGCTAGTAGTCTTAAATTCTGCATTTCACagaatttgaaataaaaaataataaactcGGACAGAgacacatcaaaataattttattatcattaaaagAAAAAACGAGTAACATCTGCAATAGCAAAAATGTATTCAATCAAAGTCAGGATAAATCTTACACAACAGCTGGAGCTAATTGCTTCATAAAATACAATGGAAATAGAAAGATGGCCTCTATCAGAAACATAAGGTCACGCATCCAAAGCCTAAAAGAATCTCAATGTACTTAATTGATACGGAAAGAAATATCTCAGCTCGGGGTTTATTCCGTTTGGGCCAAATCACATAGTTTCTCAGAACTCAACTCCGGGTTTCCATAGTTTAAAAATTTTGTCTCTGTACAACTAAAATTAAAGAATAGAAATAGCAACGGAATGTGGCAGAGGCAAGTTACGAGGTTTCAAGACAGAGAGAATTTTTTCATTCTTACTCTATGTAAATCGCGAAAAAAATTCGTTGAAAAATTGATGTCGCATGGGTGCAAAAAGCTTAGCCAAGTGTAGTAGAGATCAAAGTGTACCCAAAAAGGCCTGCCTCCAttattttagtgtctcaaaatgTGTTTATTGCACAATcactctttttattttattttagtgtatatgttTCATGGGTATATGTGAGCCAACTTAGAGGGCAGGGAGCATAAGTGCAGAGCTAACCAACTCCAAATCAATGAcatatttcaattaattaatgtATCTATTAATCTATACATGTAAAGATACAATGAATAAAATTACCTCGCTCATTGTTTACACAGATTGTCACAGTGTCCCAAAAATCTCAATCTAGTGAACAAAAATGCAAGTAATTAATTCTTGACAGCTTagtgtttgaaaatttttaaaaaaaaaacccttaaaaaaataaaatttagcaaAATTATTCCTTTCAATTGATTTCTTTATTATTGTTGTTAAAATTGAGAAatactttttaaatatattaattagagagtactaagaaataatttaaaattaaatttaataaatttttgttataaaactactaaaataatgatatattataaaataatcacATATAATATATactcattttatttaaaaatatacgtATAAGCAGTATTCTCTAAAATATGCTAATAAATATGTTCTTATCACTTTTCTTTATAAAtaagattaaataataatgaaaaatggTTAATTTTTTTCCAGACCTCGTCTCTCTTCCCATTCTATTGTATTTCTATTATATTGCTACCCTTTCAAATCTTTATCAAGGATATCTCTTGTGGAtctttgatatttttcttttgaTTGTAGGTCCCTTATAACTGAAACGATAAAAATAGAGTTATATTAGTAAAGTAATAATTTTAgactttattaaataataaaatattttttaattattttttaataacttttaaaatatttttttttcttgaaacacAATTTACCCCACCAAAATGCCAAGAATTTGAGTCTTATTTAATATACCCTAAGATCAATGACATTACTACATTAGGCATGTGTTGTTGGGTTGAAGGGTCAATTGGAAGTTCACAAAACCTACTTAGAAGGTACAAACCCTAATTAATTATTATGCAAAGATTGACACTTCCTatctatataataataataataataataataataataatatacaatgAACAATGACTCTCTCTATCACCACACATACCCACAAAACCCtaaaaatatcaatataataaaCAAATTTGGAAAGGCTAGATtcttaattggttgtttaataaCACGACTCAATCATGTTTACctaattgatattttaatttagttCCTCTATAACTTAATCATATGCAATCTCAACAGCAAAAAATGATTAAGCAATATTTGTTTTGTAAATTCAATGGTAAGTATTTCAATAAGCACAATTAACTAGTGTTAATACTATGAACTATTAATTAATTCAAAGGGATTTGCATATCAATGTCCAATGTATATGTTTCAAATTTGATTTATGTGCTAATTAAATATATGTTATTGTATGTTAAGACTaagaataattaataatattaattaaagaaGTTGTAGTTTTTGATGCATTG
It encodes:
- the LOC131178581 gene encoding uncharacterized protein LOC131178581 — protein: MKKRNQTSDAMDSKDRDWDFRKLMKDIEFLGASHMTWKERKELENRKVVSLGGKPPKKQRLPLSVARVQMKKQKEREEKMLQENIILGRFGGKLGGGAKRSMEKRKLENGVLRSSEGYFRNGVLDVKHMLNPASSKDNDSSNHVVGKEKKKKKGSGKKNRGKKKGSGRKRH